Proteins encoded together in one Hymenobacter monticola window:
- a CDS encoding VOC family protein, with amino-acid sequence MALLSPHIAFPNGTCRDALSFYHSCIGGELKLMRVGDSGMAEHMPAEAQDMIMHGTLTTGQFVLMACDALDPRSPYAPGNNIAMCLNCDSEEEINTLYTALGDGGTVVDPLADMFWGGKFGTLIDRFGTEWMFNFDKSAAAEKFQLACAQTA; translated from the coding sequence ATGGCACTTCTCAGCCCCCACATCGCATTTCCCAACGGCACCTGCCGCGATGCCCTCTCCTTTTACCACAGCTGCATCGGCGGCGAGCTCAAGCTGATGCGCGTTGGCGACTCGGGCATGGCCGAGCACATGCCCGCCGAAGCCCAGGACATGATTATGCACGGCACCCTGACGACCGGCCAATTTGTGCTCATGGCCTGCGACGCCCTGGACCCGCGCAGCCCGTACGCCCCCGGCAACAACATTGCCATGTGCCTCAACTGCGACAGCGAGGAGGAAATCAACACGCTTTATACGGCGCTGGGCGATGGCGGCACCGTCGTCGACCCCCTGGCCGATATGTTCTGGGGCGGCAAGTTTGGGACGCTCATCGACCGGTTCGGCACGGAGTGGATGTTCAATTTTGACAAGTCCGCTGCGGCGGAAAAGTTTCAGCTGGCATGCGCCCAAACGGCATGA
- a CDS encoding response regulator has translation MPKLTSVLLVDDDPTNNFLNERLLKRLDVADHIMVAANGQEALAVLQQAGQGPQPSYPSLILLDIQMPIMNGIEFLQAFQQLSPAQRHATTVVVLTTSMDARDLNRLDGLPAAGRINKPLTAEKIDTVLQLHYQHRRAC, from the coding sequence ATGCCCAAACTTACCAGCGTGTTGCTGGTCGACGACGACCCAACGAATAATTTCCTCAACGAGCGCCTGCTCAAGCGTCTCGACGTTGCCGACCACATCATGGTGGCCGCCAATGGGCAGGAGGCGCTGGCGGTGCTGCAGCAGGCGGGCCAAGGGCCGCAGCCCAGCTACCCGTCCCTGATTTTGCTTGATATTCAGATGCCCATCATGAACGGCATCGAGTTTTTGCAGGCTTTTCAACAGCTTTCGCCGGCCCAGCGGCACGCCACCACCGTGGTGGTCCTCACCACTTCCATGGACGCGCGCGACCTCAACCGGCTAGATGGCCTGCCCGCCGCCGGCCGCATTAACAAGCCTCTAACGGCTGAAAAAATTGACACCGTGCTTCAGCTGCACTACCAGCACCGGCGCGCCTGCTAA
- a CDS encoding PAS domain-containing protein — protein sequence MSQSLPPALPPDFPPSEDLLRVLLDISQNGVMLMRPVYDATGATVVDFGIDYLNPAAQQMLQLPERPAASFHTIYPTADAAGVFAFYRDAFLSGQTARRENNYQHDSLDGYFLLMARRQADVLVVTFTDTNDQPRTATEQALRISQARELEARAVAERERGQLELLFRDAPAMICVFQGPQHVFEFVNPPYQALVGPRPLVGRAIAEAMPELAGQPIFDLLDSVYRTGETYRANEMLVQLDHDNEDRRELEKRYYNFIYQARHDRQGAINGIFVFAYDVTPQVLARQQVQELNEELAAINEELRASNDEFLTTNTALTLAQEEVYLLNQDLEKRVAERTRELLQQQAMLSQILRQVPAFIATLGGPEHRYTFFNEPYQQLTGQRPRLGLPVAQALPELAAQGFVSRLNEVYTSGQPFEAKEMLVELFDPGTGQSQSSYVDFVYQPLRDDRGQTTGILVFIVDSTAKVHARRATEAAAQRLRVLTDALPVLIGYLDREQRYQFANLAYRGWFNIDPTALLGRKVRDVVGEQAYANAQGYIVRALAGERLSFESWMPYRENFVRHIRTDYIPDVKNGEVLGFYTLVTDITDQTEARERVQELNEELAAINEEMLAANDELRDTNERLSYTNVDLDTFVYTASHDLKAPIANIEGLLLALQEQLPEPVRHHPDVTHLLGLMQGSVDRFQRTLVHLTDVSKLQPAHAEPPETVDLAALIESVRLDLAPVVAAAQGQLSVDVAACPTVRFSPKNLRSIVYNLLSNAFKYHAPDRPARVRLRATCPPGQVRLEVQDNGLGLTADEQSKLFVMFRRLHTHVEGTGVGLYMVKRMVENAGGTIQVESAPGVGSTFTVQLPNRA from the coding sequence ATGTCTCAATCCCTACCACCGGCGCTGCCGCCCGATTTCCCGCCGTCGGAAGACCTGCTGCGTGTGCTGCTCGACATTTCGCAGAACGGCGTGATGCTGATGCGGCCCGTGTACGATGCGACCGGTGCCACCGTCGTCGACTTTGGCATCGACTACCTCAACCCCGCCGCGCAGCAGATGCTGCAGCTGCCCGAGCGCCCGGCCGCGTCGTTCCACACCATTTACCCCACGGCCGACGCGGCGGGGGTGTTTGCGTTTTACCGCGACGCCTTCCTCTCGGGCCAGACCGCGCGGCGCGAAAACAATTACCAGCACGACAGCCTCGACGGCTACTTCCTGCTGATGGCCCGGCGCCAGGCCGATGTGCTGGTGGTCACCTTCACCGACACCAACGACCAGCCCCGCACCGCCACCGAGCAGGCCCTGCGCATCAGCCAGGCCCGCGAGCTGGAAGCGCGCGCCGTGGCAGAGCGGGAGCGCGGGCAGCTGGAACTGCTGTTCCGTGACGCCCCGGCCATGATTTGCGTGTTTCAGGGCCCGCAGCACGTGTTCGAATTCGTGAACCCGCCCTATCAGGCGCTGGTGGGGCCGCGCCCGCTGGTGGGCCGCGCCATTGCCGAGGCCATGCCCGAGCTGGCCGGCCAGCCCATCTTCGACCTGCTCGATAGCGTGTACCGCACCGGCGAAACCTACCGCGCCAACGAGATGCTGGTGCAGCTCGACCACGACAACGAAGACCGGCGCGAGCTGGAAAAACGGTATTACAACTTCATCTACCAGGCGCGGCACGACCGGCAGGGGGCTATCAACGGCATTTTCGTGTTTGCCTACGACGTGACGCCCCAGGTGCTGGCCCGCCAGCAAGTGCAGGAGCTGAACGAGGAGCTGGCCGCCATCAACGAAGAGCTGCGGGCCAGCAACGACGAATTCCTGACCACCAACACCGCCCTCACGCTTGCGCAGGAGGAGGTGTACCTGCTCAACCAAGACCTGGAAAAACGGGTGGCCGAGCGCACCCGCGAACTGCTGCAGCAGCAGGCCATGCTCAGTCAGATTTTGCGCCAGGTGCCGGCGTTCATTGCCACGCTGGGCGGCCCCGAGCACCGCTACACCTTTTTCAACGAGCCCTACCAGCAGCTCACGGGCCAGCGCCCCCGGCTGGGGCTGCCCGTGGCCCAGGCACTGCCCGAGCTGGCAGCGCAGGGCTTTGTGAGCCGGCTCAACGAGGTGTACACCTCCGGCCAGCCGTTTGAGGCCAAGGAAATGTTGGTCGAGCTCTTCGACCCGGGCACCGGCCAGTCGCAGTCGAGTTACGTGGACTTCGTGTACCAACCCTTGCGCGACGACCGGGGGCAAACCACCGGCATCCTGGTTTTCATTGTCGATTCGACCGCCAAAGTGCACGCCCGCCGGGCCACCGAAGCCGCCGCGCAGCGCCTGCGCGTGCTCACCGATGCCCTGCCGGTACTGATTGGCTACCTCGACCGCGAACAGCGCTACCAGTTTGCCAACCTGGCTTACCGGGGCTGGTTCAACATCGACCCCACCGCCTTGCTGGGCCGGAAAGTGCGCGACGTGGTGGGCGAGCAGGCCTATGCCAATGCGCAAGGCTACATTGTGCGGGCCCTGGCCGGCGAGCGGCTTTCGTTTGAAAGCTGGATGCCCTACCGCGAAAACTTTGTGCGCCACATCCGCACCGACTACATTCCGGATGTGAAGAATGGCGAAGTGCTGGGCTTTTACACCCTCGTCACCGACATTACCGACCAGACCGAGGCCCGCGAGCGGGTGCAGGAGCTGAACGAGGAGCTGGCCGCCATCAACGAGGAAATGCTGGCCGCCAACGACGAGCTGCGCGACACCAACGAGCGCCTGAGCTACACCAACGTCGACCTCGACACCTTTGTGTACACGGCCAGCCACGACCTGAAGGCGCCCATTGCCAACATCGAAGGCCTGTTGCTGGCCCTGCAGGAACAGCTGCCCGAACCCGTGCGCCACCACCCCGACGTGACCCACCTGCTGGGCCTCATGCAGGGCTCCGTCGACCGCTTTCAGCGCACCCTGGTGCACCTCACCGATGTGAGCAAGCTGCAGCCGGCCCACGCCGAGCCACCCGAAACGGTGGACCTGGCCGCCCTCATCGAGTCGGTGCGCCTCGACCTGGCCCCGGTGGTGGCCGCCGCCCAGGGCCAGCTATCCGTGGACGTGGCCGCCTGCCCCACCGTGCGCTTCTCGCCCAAAAACCTGCGCAGCATCGTTTACAACCTGCTCAGCAACGCGTTCAAGTACCACGCCCCCGACCGGCCCGCGCGGGTGCGGCTACGCGCCACCTGCCCCCCGGGCCAGGTGCGGCTGGAAGTGCAGGACAACGGCCTGGGCCTGACGGCCGACGAGCAAAGCAAGCTCTTCGTGATGTTCCGGCGCCTGCACACCCACGTGGAGGGCACCGGCGTGGGCCTCTACATGGTGAAGCGCATGGTGGAAAACGCCGGCGGCACCATTCAGGTAGAAAGCGCGCCCGGCGTGGGCAGCACCTTCACGGTGCAGCTGCCCAACCGCGCCTAA
- a CDS encoding DUF3140 domain-containing protein: protein MATAQHSESADIYAAFKQDVNMTASELEKWLKTDESRSVGQDSGDGQSIGHHSGERIVEILHKKKADLTPDDEAHMHKVHSYVARHSAQGPHHQKDVETSAWRYSLMNWGHDPLKK, encoded by the coding sequence ATGGCCACCGCCCAGCATTCCGAATCCGCCGACATTTACGCGGCCTTCAAACAAGACGTCAACATGACCGCCAGCGAGCTGGAGAAGTGGCTCAAAACCGACGAATCCAGGTCGGTGGGCCAGGACAGCGGCGACGGCCAGAGCATCGGCCACCACTCCGGCGAGCGCATCGTCGAAATCCTGCACAAGAAAAAGGCCGACCTCACGCCCGACGACGAAGCCCACATGCACAAGGTGCACAGCTACGTGGCGCGCCACTCGGCCCAGGGCCCGCACCATCAAAAGGACGTGGAAACCTCCGCCTGGCGCTATTCGCTGATGAACTGGGGCCACGACCCGCTGAAGAAGTAG
- a CDS encoding dihydrofolate reductase family protein → MSKVIAAEYLTLDGVMENPAWTAPYFNDELGEFQGELMASCDALLLGRVTYEAFAGAWPNMPDAPGANLMNSLPKYVASRTLQTAEWNAQILEGNVAAAVARLKREPGQNLLIYGSAQLVEYLRQHSLIDEYHLMVFPVVLGHGKRLFAEAPTNFKLKSSHTTSTGVLVLTYQPTA, encoded by the coding sequence ATGAGCAAGGTAATTGCCGCCGAATACCTCACCCTGGACGGCGTGATGGAAAACCCGGCCTGGACTGCCCCCTATTTCAACGACGAGCTGGGCGAGTTTCAGGGCGAGCTCATGGCTTCCTGCGACGCCCTGCTGCTGGGCCGCGTCACCTACGAGGCCTTTGCTGGCGCCTGGCCCAACATGCCCGACGCCCCCGGCGCCAACCTCATGAACAGCCTGCCCAAGTACGTGGCCTCGCGCACCCTGCAAACGGCCGAATGGAATGCGCAAATTTTGGAGGGCAACGTAGCCGCCGCCGTGGCCCGCCTCAAACGAGAGCCCGGCCAGAACCTGCTCATTTACGGCAGCGCGCAGCTGGTGGAATACCTGCGCCAGCACAGCCTGATTGACGAGTACCACCTGATGGTGTTTCCGGTGGTGCTGGGCCACGGCAAGCGGCTGTTTGCCGAAGCGCCCACCAACTTTAAGTTAAAATCGTCGCACACCACCAGCACGGGCGTGCTGGTACTCACCTACCAGCCAACCGCTTAG
- a CDS encoding GlxA family transcriptional regulator: MKHVSILVPAGEAVVGSIEGPHKVLSQVNDFLASAGQDPAFQIELVGLTRHKTFNQGLFTLHAHRTIDEDFRTDLIIIPAPHGDLAEAVALNAPFVPWIRQQHAAGAEVASLCLGAFILAATGLVDGRKCATHWLATQQFAAMYPAVHLVPEQVITDEQGLYSSGGAYSYLNLVLYLIEKYVSRDLAVCCAKVFQIDFGRRSQSPFVIFQGQKDHADEPVKKTQEFIEQHFADKMSIDELAAQACLSRRNFERRFKKATTNTVAEYIQRVKIEAAKISLESSRENVNQVMYSVGYSDTKAFRSLFKRLTGVSPLAYRERYRRKAPALAA; the protein is encoded by the coding sequence ATGAAGCACGTTTCTATTCTGGTGCCGGCCGGCGAGGCGGTGGTGGGCAGCATTGAGGGGCCGCACAAGGTGCTGAGCCAGGTAAATGACTTTTTGGCCAGCGCGGGACAAGACCCGGCCTTCCAGATTGAACTGGTGGGCCTCACCCGGCACAAGACCTTCAACCAGGGCCTGTTCACGCTGCACGCCCACCGCACCATCGACGAAGACTTTCGCACCGACCTCATTATTATCCCGGCCCCGCACGGCGACCTGGCGGAGGCCGTGGCCCTAAACGCGCCCTTCGTGCCCTGGATACGGCAGCAGCACGCCGCCGGCGCCGAGGTGGCCAGCCTGTGCCTGGGCGCGTTCATCCTGGCCGCCACGGGCCTCGTCGATGGCCGCAAGTGCGCCACCCACTGGCTGGCCACCCAGCAGTTTGCGGCCATGTACCCCGCGGTGCACCTCGTGCCCGAGCAGGTCATCACCGACGAGCAGGGCCTCTACAGCAGCGGCGGGGCCTATTCCTACCTCAACCTGGTGCTCTACCTCATCGAGAAATACGTGAGCCGTGACCTGGCCGTGTGCTGCGCCAAAGTGTTTCAGATTGATTTCGGCCGCCGCAGTCAGTCGCCCTTCGTCATCTTCCAGGGCCAGAAAGACCACGCCGATGAACCCGTGAAAAAGACCCAGGAATTCATCGAGCAGCACTTTGCCGATAAAATGTCCATCGACGAGCTGGCGGCCCAGGCCTGCCTGAGCCGCCGCAACTTCGAGCGCCGCTTCAAAAAAGCCACCACCAACACCGTGGCCGAATACATCCAGCGCGTTAAGATTGAAGCCGCCAAAATCAGCCTGGAGTCCTCCCGCGAGAACGTGAACCAGGTGATGTACTCGGTGGGCTATTCCGACACCAAGGCCTTCCGCTCGCTGTTTAAGCGCCTCACGGGTGTGTCGCCGTTGGCCTACCGCGAGCGGTACAGGCGCAAGGCGCCCGCGCTGGCGGCGTAG
- a CDS encoding DoxX family protein, translated as MTPRTTARLYWTLTILFSLLMLADGVAGLLHEQNGVAGMKALGLPVYLMDITGAAKILGALALLQNKYRTLKEWAFAGFVIDFIGAAASVALAGLGAVGTLPALVMLAVVFGIYSLWKRYLASRTLAPAPEAAAAFATPAAAL; from the coding sequence ATGACACCCCGCACCACCGCCCGCCTTTATTGGACGCTCACCATCCTCTTCAGCCTCCTGATGCTGGCCGACGGCGTGGCCGGCCTGCTGCACGAGCAAAACGGCGTGGCCGGAATGAAGGCGCTCGGCTTGCCAGTCTACCTCATGGACATCACCGGCGCGGCCAAAATCCTGGGCGCGCTGGCCCTGCTCCAGAACAAATACCGCACGCTCAAGGAATGGGCCTTTGCGGGCTTTGTTATCGATTTCATTGGGGCGGCGGCATCGGTGGCGTTGGCCGGCCTGGGCGCGGTGGGCACGCTTCCGGCGCTGGTGATGCTGGCGGTAGTGTTCGGCATTTACTCACTGTGGAAGCGCTACCTCGCCAGCCGGACTCTTGCGCCCGCCCCGGAAGCGGCAGCCGCTTTTGCGACGCCGGCCGCGGCCCTGTAA
- a CDS encoding glyoxalase superfamily protein has product MLLMATVKPILRIFDYDKALAFYLGWLGFRLDWEHRPAGSPAYLQISRGDVTLHLSEHHDDCSPGARVFIDDFEHLAAFHQQLLAQHYTYNRPGLDAPFYDPTALEMTVTDPFSNRLTFVERR; this is encoded by the coding sequence ATGCTGCTTATGGCCACCGTCAAACCCATTCTCCGCATCTTCGACTACGACAAAGCCTTGGCGTTTTACCTCGGTTGGCTGGGTTTTCGCCTCGACTGGGAGCACCGGCCCGCCGGCAGCCCGGCCTACCTGCAAATCAGCCGCGGCGACGTGACGCTGCACCTCTCCGAGCACCACGACGACTGCTCGCCGGGGGCGCGGGTGTTCATCGATGATTTTGAGCACCTCGCGGCCTTTCACCAGCAGCTGCTAGCCCAGCATTATACATACAACCGGCCGGGCCTCGACGCCCCCTTTTACGACCCCACGGCCCTGGAAATGACCGTGACCGACCCCTTCAGCAACCGCCTGACGTTTGTGGAGCGCCGGTAG
- a CDS encoding serpin family protein, producing MPPFSSKPALLSLLAGTLLFTGCHKQDVAVPAPVAPPTRPLTGAERSTVSSANDFAFQAFDKLRTASPAGNMCISPLSISAALTMAYNGADGSTKAAMKQTLGFQPLTDTEINEAYQSLFALLGGLDPQVTFTTGNSIWYGQQYRLQAPFVQANQQYFGATVRPITFGVPAATSTINDWVNTQTRGKIATILNGTTSNDVLYLINALYFKGAWTYRFNPQNTRPAPFYQENGTSANTDFMSLTTGRYRYFRDAQQQVIDLPYGNRRFSMTFVVPQGQSTLASVAARLTRTQLNTWLAAADSTGQELRVPRFKFAYEEGLNGMLRQLGMGEAFTPQANFSRMLDGGPSNLYISEVKHKTYLEVNEEGTEAAAVTSVGMVTTSVPMATLINRPFLFLIREKSSGAILFIGQLVNP from the coding sequence ATGCCCCCTTTCTCCTCCAAACCCGCGCTGCTGAGCCTGCTGGCCGGCACCTTATTGTTCACCGGCTGCCATAAGCAAGATGTGGCCGTGCCCGCCCCCGTGGCCCCGCCCACGCGTCCGCTCACCGGGGCCGAGCGCAGCACCGTGAGCAGCGCCAACGACTTCGCGTTTCAGGCCTTCGACAAGCTGCGCACGGCCTCCCCGGCCGGCAACATGTGCATCTCGCCGCTGAGTATTTCGGCCGCCCTCACCATGGCCTACAACGGCGCCGACGGCAGCACCAAGGCCGCCATGAAGCAGACGCTGGGCTTCCAGCCGCTAACTGATACGGAAATCAACGAGGCTTACCAGAGCCTGTTTGCGCTGCTCGGCGGGCTCGACCCGCAGGTGACCTTTACCACGGGCAATTCCATTTGGTATGGGCAGCAGTACCGGCTGCAGGCGCCGTTTGTGCAGGCCAACCAGCAGTACTTCGGGGCCACGGTGCGGCCCATCACGTTTGGCGTGCCGGCGGCCACCAGCACCATCAACGACTGGGTGAATACCCAAACGCGCGGCAAAATTGCCACCATTCTCAACGGCACCACGTCCAACGACGTGCTGTACCTGATAAACGCCCTTTACTTCAAAGGGGCCTGGACCTACCGCTTCAACCCACAGAACACCCGGCCGGCCCCCTTTTATCAGGAAAACGGCACGTCGGCCAACACCGACTTCATGAGCTTGACCACCGGCCGCTACCGGTACTTCCGGGACGCCCAGCAGCAAGTCATCGACCTGCCCTACGGCAACCGCCGCTTCAGCATGACGTTTGTGGTGCCGCAGGGCCAGAGCACCCTGGCCAGCGTGGCCGCTCGCCTCACCCGCACCCAGCTCAACACCTGGCTGGCGGCGGCCGACTCGACCGGGCAAGAATTGCGCGTGCCCAGGTTCAAGTTTGCTTACGAAGAAGGCCTCAACGGCATGCTCAGGCAACTAGGCATGGGCGAAGCCTTCACGCCTCAGGCCAACTTCAGCCGCATGCTCGACGGCGGCCCGTCCAATCTGTACATCAGCGAGGTGAAGCACAAAACCTACCTGGAAGTGAACGAAGAAGGCACCGAGGCCGCCGCCGTGACATCGGTGGGCATGGTGACGACCTCCGTACCCATGGCAACGCTCATTAACCGGCCCTTCCTGTTCCTCATCCGCGAAAAATCGTCGGGCGCCATCCTGTTCATCGGGCAGCTGGTGAACCCTTAA